In one window of Dokdonia sp. PRO95 DNA:
- a CDS encoding SGNH/GDSL hydrolase family protein, which yields MREIKDPTVHILFIGNSLTYTNDLPKLVKSHAKTKGIKIKTHMVALPNYALEDHWNDGNIQQLIATGRYDYVIIQQGPSSQQEGRDMLIDYGKKYAALCNKHHAKLAYFMVWPSLQYHHTQDAVIQNYHDAATINNAIILPVGMTWKEYLNSSKSNDYYGPDGFHPSLKGSKAAAATIISHLF from the coding sequence TTGCGTGAAATTAAAGACCCCACCGTACACATCTTATTTATAGGCAATAGCCTTACGTACACTAATGATTTGCCAAAGCTTGTAAAATCACATGCGAAAACCAAGGGTATAAAGATTAAGACACACATGGTTGCATTGCCTAATTATGCACTTGAAGATCACTGGAATGATGGCAACATACAGCAACTTATCGCCACTGGCAGGTATGACTATGTCATTATTCAGCAAGGGCCGTCATCACAGCAAGAAGGTCGCGACATGCTCATTGACTATGGTAAAAAGTATGCTGCCCTTTGTAATAAACACCATGCCAAACTTGCTTACTTTATGGTATGGCCCTCATTACAGTATCACCACACCCAAGACGCTGTCATACAGAATTATCATGATGCCGCAACTATCAACAACGCCATCATACTTCCCGTAGGTATGACTTGGAAAGAGTATCTCAACTCTAGCAAGAGCAATGATTACTATGGACCTGATGGTTTTCATCCCTCGCTTAAAGGGAGTAAAGCCGCTGCTGCTACTATTATCTCTCATTTATTTTAG